A window of Cohnella herbarum contains these coding sequences:
- a CDS encoding proline racemase family protein, producing MRANRVYRTIDTHTGGNPTRTVISGLPRLNGSTMAEKMLDMKRNHDGVRKLLMFEPRGHEVMSGACLVQPCDPAADVGVIFIETGGYLPMCGHDTIGFCTALVECGLVPVQEPLTVIHLDTPAGLVRAEVTVRGGSALRVAFRNIPAFLHGELTVKAEGVGNVICDIAYGGNFYAIVDARRIGLALEPGNAGKVVDTALLIRKAVNEHKVVEHPESPFIRGVTHIEFYGDPAHVDANLRNAVVVPPGGIDRSPCGTGTSAKLATLYAQGKIGLNETFVHESIVGSLFHGRVLEETSVGGLPAVITEIAGSAWLMGMHTFYSHDDDPLNEGFLFIPEDDHF from the coding sequence ACGATAGATACGCATACGGGAGGAAATCCGACACGCACGGTCATTAGCGGGTTACCGCGGCTGAACGGAAGCACGATGGCCGAAAAAATGCTGGACATGAAACGAAATCATGACGGGGTACGAAAACTGTTGATGTTCGAACCGCGCGGACACGAGGTGATGTCCGGCGCATGCCTCGTTCAACCTTGCGATCCTGCCGCTGACGTAGGGGTGATTTTCATCGAAACGGGCGGTTATTTACCGATGTGCGGGCACGATACGATCGGGTTCTGCACGGCTCTAGTGGAATGCGGACTCGTGCCGGTTCAAGAGCCGTTAACCGTCATTCATTTGGATACGCCGGCGGGACTCGTACGCGCGGAGGTGACGGTGCGCGGCGGATCCGCATTGCGCGTCGCGTTCCGCAATATCCCTGCGTTCCTGCACGGCGAGCTGACTGTGAAGGCGGAAGGTGTCGGAAACGTAATCTGCGACATCGCCTATGGAGGCAATTTCTATGCGATCGTGGACGCCAGGCGCATTGGGTTGGCATTGGAACCGGGGAATGCGGGTAAAGTCGTCGATACGGCTTTGTTGATCCGCAAAGCCGTTAACGAGCATAAAGTTGTCGAGCATCCCGAATCGCCATTTATCAGAGGAGTTACGCACATCGAATTTTACGGCGATCCCGCGCACGTCGACGCGAACCTGCGTAACGCGGTTGTCGTTCCGCCTGGAGGGATCGACCGATCGCCTTGCGGCACGGGTACGTCCGCCAAGTTGGCGACCTTGTACGCGCAAGGAAAGATTGGATTAAACGAAACGTTCGTTCACGAGAGCATCGTAGGCTCTTTATTCCATGGGCGAGTGCTCGAGGAAACGTCGGTAGGCGGGTTGCCTGCCGTCATTACCGAAATCGCGGGCTCGGCATGGTTAATGGGGATGCATACTTTCTATTCGCATGACGACGATCCGCTGAATGAAGGATTTCTGTTTATTCCCGAGGATGATCATTTTTAG
- a CDS encoding proline racemase family protein — MQASHLIHTIDVHVAGWPIRLVNGTIIGDENDEMSFSEEARKIWEDENSILHWLQREPRGHAAMRVAIVDSSRPNEVRMLVFDSEGPCRGDSLDAACAIVAKAELIAGNDASIRTPGHCYKAITRKLGTSVDEILIEGELSECVSLDEIIHAGGRDFIVDRAICGNEYVIVNAEAAGLALSLSHRSALERVARQIAMEATIRRQEAGEKPFFEPKDALAGLRIVIADKRVEREGHLRMAVCNENGKLLRAPEGGAIGAILAVMSRRCDEINPSGIIVEGLSGGVLHGAVKSGRVNEGREQLLWELRGRAFVTGSHQFLLDPEDPLPRGFLLR; from the coding sequence ATGCAAGCATCTCATCTGATTCATACGATCGACGTTCATGTCGCGGGATGGCCGATAAGATTGGTGAACGGAACGATAATAGGCGATGAGAACGACGAGATGTCGTTTTCCGAGGAAGCTCGAAAAATCTGGGAAGACGAAAACTCGATCCTTCATTGGTTGCAGAGGGAGCCGCGAGGCCATGCGGCGATGAGAGTGGCGATTGTCGATTCATCGCGGCCTAACGAAGTTCGCATGCTCGTTTTCGATTCGGAAGGACCTTGTCGCGGGGATAGCTTAGACGCTGCGTGCGCCATTGTCGCTAAGGCGGAATTAATCGCTGGAAACGATGCATCTATTCGAACGCCAGGACACTGCTATAAGGCAATTACGCGTAAGTTGGGTACATCCGTCGATGAGATCCTTATTGAAGGGGAGTTGTCGGAATGCGTCTCGCTAGATGAAATCATCCATGCGGGAGGCCGCGATTTCATCGTGGACCGAGCGATTTGCGGCAACGAATACGTCATTGTTAACGCGGAAGCGGCGGGGTTAGCATTGTCGCTCTCTCATCGATCGGCGTTGGAACGGGTAGCGAGACAAATCGCAATGGAGGCGACCATTCGCCGGCAGGAGGCCGGGGAAAAACCTTTCTTCGAGCCCAAAGACGCTCTAGCGGGTTTGCGGATCGTAATCGCGGATAAGAGAGTTGAACGGGAGGGTCATCTTCGCATGGCGGTATGCAACGAGAATGGCAAATTGCTCCGCGCGCCCGAGGGCGGAGCAATCGGGGCGATACTTGCAGTCATGTCCCGTAGATGCGACGAGATAAACCCATCGGGCATCATCGTAGAAGGACTTTCCGGCGGCGTTCTTCATGGAGCCGTCAAAAGCGGCCGCGTGAACGAAGGGCGGGAGCAACTGTTATGGGAATTGCGCGGTCGCGCCTTCGTAACCGGCTCCCATCAATTCCTCTTGGACCCGGAAGACCCTTTGCCTCGAGGCTTCTTGCTCCGTTAA
- a CDS encoding AraC family transcriptional regulator has protein sequence MRFVKLDIRKPLEFLSSGQFHSPVPWTHSSRKIDSYEFIVGVRGTLYIEQDDERYCVSPGTALLIPPGIPHSGYQPSDGALSFYWFHFLCTDALQFCGEEEWEQARLLGQSNEFLSSINGSLFLPLFFRLSSNERIDVLFQQLQHLANSKLHYRRALHYAATSIVLELAEQAESGLIHGKRYSPDPLVSSIVEWIRVHAAEPLTVSFIAEKYGYNRDYLSRLFKRTMGMNLQEYIHIQKMARAKSLLTSSNRTVKQIAFDIGMSDEKYFIRLFRKYEHLTPTGYRNAYYRKHLNIK, from the coding sequence TTGCGATTCGTCAAACTCGATATCCGTAAACCATTGGAATTCCTATCCTCGGGACAATTTCATTCCCCCGTCCCTTGGACCCATTCGAGCCGTAAGATCGACAGCTACGAGTTCATCGTCGGCGTTCGGGGCACGCTTTACATCGAGCAAGACGACGAACGGTATTGCGTATCGCCGGGAACCGCCTTGCTTATCCCGCCCGGGATCCCGCATTCCGGCTATCAACCGAGCGACGGAGCGCTATCCTTCTACTGGTTTCATTTTCTATGTACGGACGCTTTGCAATTTTGCGGCGAAGAGGAATGGGAACAAGCCCGTCTGCTCGGGCAATCCAACGAATTTCTCTCCTCCATCAACGGCTCCCTTTTCCTCCCGTTATTTTTCCGTTTAAGCAGCAACGAACGTATCGATGTTCTTTTCCAACAGCTCCAGCATCTGGCGAACTCGAAGCTTCATTATCGGCGAGCCCTTCACTATGCGGCTACTTCGATCGTGCTCGAACTCGCGGAGCAAGCGGAGAGCGGCCTTATACACGGCAAACGCTATTCGCCCGACCCGCTCGTCTCCTCGATCGTGGAATGGATCCGGGTTCATGCCGCCGAGCCTTTAACCGTATCGTTCATAGCCGAGAAATACGGCTACAATCGCGATTACTTATCTAGGCTGTTCAAGAGAACGATGGGGATGAACCTTCAGGAATATATCCATATCCAGAAAATGGCCCGAGCCAAATCGCTTCTTACGAGCTCCAATCGCACGGTTAAACAGATCGCTTTCGACATCGGAATGTCCGACGAGAAGTATTTTATTAGACTTTTTCGTAAATACGAACATTTGACTCCCACCGGATACAGAAACGCCTATTATCGCAAACATTTAAACATCAAATAG
- a CDS encoding LacI family DNA-binding transcriptional regulator, which yields MTVTIKDVAKKAGVSPSTVSRVIAEHPRISAETSRKVKEIMEELGYHPNLMAKSLVSRTTRTIAVVLPKPAEELLLNFFFYELIRGVLAQLTRAGYDLLMAAGSNEQEELETVTRLVRGGRIDGLLLLYSRSSDPIIAFLRKEKVPFALIGRSLDYEDVPSVDNDNVLAAYDATKHLIAQGQRRIGFVSGPTKLAMTQDRMAGYTKALSEANLPIKQSWVVEGEFLLESGYRAMASIMSQPEPPTALVVIDDFVAFGVLKGLAELGYRIPQDVAIVSFNNIALSELTMPPITSIDVGTYQLGYTASQMVLRMIQQVEITTRQIIPHRLVVRESSLQTVTRA from the coding sequence ATGACGGTAACGATAAAAGATGTAGCCAAAAAAGCGGGCGTATCTCCTTCAACGGTGTCCAGGGTCATTGCCGAACATCCCCGGATCAGCGCGGAAACGAGTAGAAAAGTAAAAGAAATTATGGAAGAATTAGGATATCATCCGAATTTGATGGCGAAAAGCCTCGTTTCCAGAACAACCCGCACGATCGCGGTCGTTCTACCGAAGCCTGCCGAAGAGTTGCTGCTCAACTTTTTCTTTTACGAATTAATAAGAGGGGTTCTTGCGCAACTGACCCGTGCGGGATACGACTTGCTGATGGCGGCGGGAAGCAACGAGCAAGAGGAGTTAGAAACCGTTACCCGGCTCGTTCGGGGCGGGCGAATCGACGGCTTGCTGTTGCTCTATTCGCGTTCATCCGATCCGATTATCGCTTTCCTGCGGAAGGAAAAAGTTCCCTTCGCTCTCATCGGAAGAAGTTTGGACTACGAAGACGTTCCGTCGGTGGACAACGACAACGTGTTAGCCGCGTATGACGCCACGAAACATTTGATCGCCCAGGGGCAGCGGCGAATCGGATTCGTAAGCGGCCCGACCAAGCTAGCCATGACGCAAGATCGCATGGCAGGGTATACCAAAGCTCTCTCGGAAGCTAATTTGCCGATCAAACAAAGCTGGGTCGTAGAAGGAGAGTTCCTCCTCGAAAGCGGATATCGCGCAATGGCATCCATCATGTCCCAGCCGGAGCCTCCTACCGCATTGGTCGTCATTGACGATTTCGTCGCGTTCGGCGTTCTGAAAGGGCTGGCCGAATTAGGCTACCGGATCCCTCAAGACGTAGCCATCGTCAGCTTCAACAATATCGCCTTATCCGAATTAACGATGCCTCCTATTACAAGTATCGACGTAGGCACCTATCAGCTCGGCTATACCGCTTCGCAAATGGTGCTGCGGATGATCCAGCAAGTCGAGATCACGACGCGCCAGATTATCCCTCACCGTCTCGTCGTGCGCGAATCTTCGCTGCAAACGGTTACTCGCGCATAA
- a CDS encoding sugar ABC transporter substrate-binding protein — protein sequence MNKSKWLLVSLVLAMVFVLAACGGKENNDASSTPSASAPAATESASAPASEEAPAEEYLPEEGAKLVVWYSASEKALVDEAAKLYKEKYGIDIEYQDVGPDKSIEKMITDGPAGVGADVFLAVHDRLGSAVQAGVVLPNDLHGEESTANNSDKSVEALTIDGQLYGYPMSVETTAVFYNKDLFPDTNGEAPKDWNGVIEFAKKFNDAKAQKYAYMWEVGNGYWSWGFFGGYGGYVFGKDGTDPADIGLNNAGSVEAAKFFGSLKNLILPIKAADIKADIKTSLFNEGKLAMNVSGPWQVGEFKKSVANLGVMEYPTLPNGKPMMPFSGVKGFLVNANTKYPIAAKLFAELISSEALQAKNFELFGSLPSNKNVAASATVSGDPFASVFLKQFDNSTPMPKIAEMAGFWGTHEAALSSLWNDGADAQTTMDDWAKKVKDSNAAAQ from the coding sequence ATGAACAAATCCAAATGGTTACTCGTGTCTCTCGTGCTTGCGATGGTATTCGTGCTTGCGGCATGCGGCGGCAAAGAGAATAACGACGCATCTTCGACGCCTAGCGCAAGCGCCCCGGCAGCTACTGAAAGCGCAAGCGCTCCTGCCTCCGAAGAAGCACCGGCAGAAGAGTATTTGCCCGAAGAAGGAGCTAAGCTGGTCGTATGGTATTCCGCTAGCGAGAAAGCTCTCGTTGACGAAGCGGCTAAACTTTACAAAGAAAAATACGGCATCGACATCGAATATCAAGACGTAGGTCCGGATAAGTCGATCGAGAAAATGATCACGGACGGTCCTGCCGGAGTAGGCGCGGACGTATTCTTGGCCGTACATGACCGTTTGGGCTCCGCGGTTCAAGCCGGCGTCGTTCTTCCGAACGATCTTCACGGCGAAGAGTCCACCGCAAACAATTCCGATAAATCGGTAGAAGCATTGACGATCGACGGTCAATTGTACGGCTATCCGATGTCCGTTGAGACAACGGCCGTGTTCTACAACAAAGATCTGTTCCCCGATACGAACGGAGAAGCTCCGAAGGACTGGAACGGAGTTATCGAATTCGCTAAAAAGTTCAATGACGCGAAAGCACAAAAATACGCGTACATGTGGGAAGTCGGCAATGGTTACTGGAGCTGGGGCTTCTTCGGCGGATACGGCGGATACGTATTCGGCAAAGACGGCACGGATCCCGCCGATATCGGTCTGAACAACGCCGGTAGCGTTGAAGCGGCTAAATTCTTCGGTAGCTTAAAAAATCTAATTCTTCCAATTAAAGCAGCGGATATTAAAGCCGACATCAAAACGAGCTTGTTCAACGAAGGCAAACTGGCAATGAACGTCAGCGGTCCTTGGCAAGTGGGGGAATTCAAAAAATCCGTAGCTAATCTTGGCGTAATGGAATATCCGACCTTGCCTAACGGCAAACCGATGATGCCGTTCTCCGGCGTTAAAGGCTTCTTGGTCAACGCGAACACGAAATATCCGATCGCGGCGAAATTGTTCGCGGAACTTATTTCTTCCGAAGCGCTTCAAGCGAAAAACTTCGAATTGTTCGGAAGCTTGCCTTCCAACAAAAACGTGGCGGCAAGCGCGACGGTAAGCGGCGATCCGTTCGCAAGCGTGTTCTTGAAACAATTCGACAATTCCACTCCGATGCCTAAGATCGCGGAAATGGCCGGCTTCTGGGGAACTCATGAAGCTGCGCTCTCTTCCCTCTGGAACGACGGAGCGGATGCTCAAACGACTATGGACGATTGGGCTAAAAAAGTAAAAGACAGCAACGCTGCCGCGCAGTAA
- a CDS encoding carbohydrate ABC transporter permease, with protein MKQNSVAAGWLSVLCAGLGQWYNKQYSKGLLFVLIHATGVYLISTTLLTKIKGLITLGDQGQHLEKVGKIFKNVPGDHSIFMMIYGVLSVIIVALYIVFYILNIRDAVAVGRKRDSGSAVKGLNNDIFPWALLALPIIGVLFFTIMPIVFTSLLAFTNYASPNHIPPKNLVDWVGFDTFHKLFNMNVWADTFTGVLTWTIIWAVLATVTCYFGGILVALLINQQGIKLKGFWRMLFIIPYAIPQFVSLLIMRNMLNEKFGPINQYFRYFGLEGLPWLNDPFWAKVSVIVVNMWIGIPVSMVLVMGILTTIPKDLYEAADVDGASAWMKFRNITMPYVLFATAPILITQFAGNINSFNVIFLLTSGNPATMKYNNAGQTDLLVTWLYKLTLDFNQYNIAATVAILLFLIIAVMSVLLYSRTRSFKEEDMIQ; from the coding sequence TTGAAGCAAAATTCGGTAGCCGCCGGTTGGCTTTCGGTATTGTGTGCCGGCTTGGGACAGTGGTATAACAAGCAATACTCCAAAGGCCTGCTGTTCGTACTTATTCATGCTACTGGGGTTTATCTTATCTCGACGACGTTATTAACTAAAATTAAAGGGCTAATTACTCTTGGCGATCAAGGGCAGCACCTGGAAAAAGTAGGCAAAATATTCAAAAACGTTCCGGGAGACCACTCCATTTTCATGATGATTTACGGGGTTCTCTCTGTCATTATTGTGGCTCTGTATATCGTCTTCTATATTTTGAATATTCGCGATGCCGTAGCTGTAGGCCGTAAACGGGACAGCGGCAGTGCCGTGAAGGGATTAAACAACGATATTTTCCCTTGGGCGCTTCTAGCGCTGCCGATTATCGGAGTCCTGTTCTTCACGATCATGCCTATCGTGTTTACTTCTTTACTCGCATTTACCAACTACGCTTCGCCCAATCATATACCGCCGAAAAATTTGGTGGACTGGGTCGGGTTCGACACCTTTCACAAGCTGTTTAACATGAACGTCTGGGCCGATACCTTTACGGGGGTTCTGACCTGGACGATTATTTGGGCGGTATTAGCTACCGTTACCTGTTATTTCGGAGGAATTCTGGTTGCGTTGCTCATCAATCAACAGGGGATCAAGCTGAAAGGCTTCTGGAGAATGCTGTTTATTATCCCTTATGCGATTCCTCAATTTGTTTCCTTGCTGATTATGAGAAATATGCTGAACGAGAAGTTCGGACCGATAAACCAATATTTCAGATATTTCGGTTTGGAAGGATTGCCTTGGCTGAACGATCCGTTCTGGGCAAAAGTATCCGTTATCGTCGTCAACATGTGGATCGGAATACCGGTTTCGATGGTACTCGTCATGGGAATCTTGACGACGATCCCGAAAGACTTGTACGAGGCAGCAGACGTAGACGGAGCGTCCGCGTGGATGAAATTCCGCAATATCACGATGCCTTATGTCCTGTTTGCGACGGCGCCGATCTTGATTACGCAGTTTGCGGGCAATATCAACAGCTTTAACGTAATCTTCCTTCTGACCAGCGGTAATCCCGCGACGATGAAGTACAACAACGCGGGACAGACGGATCTGCTCGTCACCTGGTTGTATAAGCTGACGCTCGATTTCAACCAGTACAATATCGCGGCTACCGTAGCGATCCTGCTATTCCTGATCATCGCCGTAATGTCGGTTCTGTTATATAGCAGAACTAGATCGTTCAAGGAGGAGGACATGATCCAATGA
- a CDS encoding sugar ABC transporter permease codes for MKPRILFSYLLLILIAIACIYPALWTILSSFREGNSLFSDTIIPKKWTLDHYRDLFVERTDRAIPYATWYLNTLKVAVASMVLGTLIQLLTAYAFSRFRFKGRKSMLMIVLILGMFPGFLSLIAIFTILNTLNLLDSLWALILVYSAGAALGMFVAKGFFDTIPRSLEEAARIDGASHMKIFVSIILPLSRPIITYISLTTFAGAWVDFIFARAILRTPENWTLAVGLWNIIDAYNSTEFTLFAAGCVLVAIPITLLFMYTQRFLVDGLTAGASKG; via the coding sequence ATGAAACCGCGCATACTTTTCAGCTACCTATTGTTGATCTTGATCGCGATAGCCTGTATCTATCCGGCGTTATGGACGATCTTGTCCTCCTTCAGGGAAGGCAATTCCTTATTCAGCGATACGATTATTCCGAAAAAATGGACATTAGACCACTATCGGGATCTGTTCGTAGAGAGAACCGATAGGGCGATTCCTTATGCGACCTGGTACTTGAACACGTTGAAAGTGGCCGTGGCAAGCATGGTGCTTGGAACGCTTATCCAGCTATTGACGGCTTACGCCTTCTCGCGATTCCGCTTTAAAGGCCGCAAATCCATGCTCATGATCGTATTGATCCTCGGCATGTTCCCGGGTTTCTTAAGCCTTATTGCGATTTTTACGATTCTTAACACGCTGAATCTTCTTGATTCCTTGTGGGCTCTTATCCTCGTTTATTCTGCCGGAGCGGCTCTTGGGATGTTCGTGGCCAAAGGGTTCTTCGATACGATTCCGAGAAGCTTGGAAGAAGCGGCCAGAATCGATGGAGCCAGCCATATGAAGATCTTCGTCAGCATTATCCTGCCGTTGTCGAGACCGATTATTACTTACATCTCTCTTACGACTTTTGCAGGCGCATGGGTAGACTTCATTTTCGCGAGAGCGATTCTAAGAACGCCGGAAAACTGGACGTTAGCCGTCGGACTGTGGAATATCATCGACGCTTATAACAGTACCGAGTTTACCTTGTTCGCAGCCGGATGCGTCCTTGTGGCGATCCCGATTACGCTTCTGTTCATGTACACGCAACGATTCTTGGTGGACGGCTTAACCGCGGGAGCGTCTAAAGGATGA
- a CDS encoding alpha-amylase family glycosyl hydrolase, with translation MKKTIKQTLGLFTATLLLAGCTSAPPAESPAALQSLQPIPPKVEGPTNVYYEVFVRSFADSNNDGIGDLNGLTDKLDYLDRLGVDGLWLMPIQPSPSYHGYDVTDYYGIHPDYGTMEDFKRLIAEAHKRDIRILMDLVVNHSSVEHPWFVDSAASKESPYRNWYTWVDDAESARPADGATGSAPWHETENGQYLGVFWGGMPDLNFDNPEVRKEMVAVGQYWLKEGVDGFRLDAAKHIFGDFKSTIATPAVQGKNKAWWQEFRQGMNAVNPEAYLVGEVWDGASIVAPYLDNALDSAFNFDLAGTLLGAATSESGASIGFTLSRMHEYFAKTSNGKFVDAPFLSNHDQTRVMSAVGNNVDHAKLAASLLLTMPGNPFIYYGEELGMSGMKPDEKLREPFPWAAEAGKSGETTWESSSYRAEGVSVEEQEEAPDSLLNHYRTLISWRAMEKPLREGTIAYYDTDNPSLTSYVRASGEEQVLVVHNMSKEPQSLTLQATKAQPIAFAKLALTNNGDAKLDNQVLELPPYSTVVLKP, from the coding sequence ATGAAGAAGACGATCAAGCAAACGCTTGGGCTCTTCACCGCGACGTTACTGCTGGCCGGGTGTACCTCCGCTCCCCCTGCGGAGTCTCCGGCAGCGTTACAGTCTCTTCAACCTATCCCCCCGAAGGTAGAAGGACCAACGAACGTGTATTACGAAGTATTCGTGCGATCTTTCGCGGATTCGAATAACGACGGCATCGGAGATTTGAACGGATTGACGGATAAGCTGGACTATCTGGACCGATTAGGGGTAGACGGGCTTTGGTTAATGCCGATTCAACCTTCGCCGAGTTATCATGGCTACGATGTAACCGACTATTACGGGATTCATCCCGACTACGGCACGATGGAAGATTTCAAACGGCTAATCGCGGAAGCTCACAAGAGAGATATTCGCATCCTGATGGATTTAGTCGTCAATCATTCCAGCGTGGAGCACCCGTGGTTCGTAGATTCGGCAGCAAGCAAGGAAAGTCCTTATCGGAATTGGTACACCTGGGTAGACGATGCCGAGAGCGCCCGGCCGGCGGACGGCGCGACGGGAAGCGCCCCATGGCATGAAACCGAGAACGGCCAATATCTTGGCGTGTTCTGGGGAGGGATGCCGGATTTGAACTTCGATAACCCGGAAGTGCGCAAGGAAATGGTGGCCGTCGGCCAGTATTGGCTCAAGGAAGGCGTTGACGGCTTCCGGTTGGATGCCGCCAAGCACATTTTCGGAGATTTCAAATCGACGATCGCGACTCCCGCCGTTCAAGGCAAGAATAAAGCCTGGTGGCAGGAATTCAGACAGGGCATGAACGCCGTTAATCCGGAAGCTTATCTGGTGGGAGAAGTATGGGACGGAGCTTCTATCGTAGCTCCTTACTTGGACAATGCGCTGGACTCCGCCTTTAACTTCGATCTGGCAGGGACGCTCCTGGGCGCGGCGACTTCTGAGTCGGGTGCTAGCATCGGCTTCACCCTGTCCCGGATGCACGAATATTTCGCGAAAACTTCAAATGGCAAATTCGTGGATGCGCCGTTTCTGTCCAATCACGACCAGACCCGCGTCATGAGCGCCGTCGGCAACAACGTCGATCATGCGAAGCTGGCAGCCTCGCTGCTGCTTACGATGCCGGGAAATCCTTTCATCTATTATGGCGAAGAACTGGGAATGAGCGGAATGAAGCCGGACGAGAAGCTCCGCGAGCCGTTTCCGTGGGCTGCCGAAGCCGGGAAATCCGGCGAGACGACCTGGGAAAGCTCGAGTTACCGGGCTGAGGGAGTATCCGTGGAGGAGCAAGAGGAAGCGCCCGATTCTCTGCTGAATCACTATCGCACGCTGATTTCCTGGCGGGCGATGGAGAAGCCGCTCAGGGAAGGAACGATCGCTTACTATGATACGGACAATCCGTCCTTAACCTCGTATGTTAGAGCGAGCGGAGAAGAGCAGGTATTGGTCGTTCACAATATGTCGAAGGAACCTCAGAGCTTAACGCTGCAAGCGACGAAGGCGCAGCCTATTGCGTTCGCAAAGTTGGCACTGACGAATAACGGCGACGCTAAGCTGGACAATCAAGTTCTCGAGCTTCCGCCGTACTCAACGGTCGTGCTTAAGCCTTAA
- a CDS encoding glycoside hydrolase family 13 protein, with amino-acid sequence MLREAIYHRPKNNWSYAYDRETIHIRVRTKRDDVVKVTLIHGDKYSWSVIGSQKIDMNVISRDHLFDYWHAEVKPTFRRLKYGFKFQSANDTIWLNEQGFHESEPENQNLYFDFPFLNPADVFTPPSWVKDAIFYQIFPERFANGDPSIDPEDAEPWGGEPKPHNFFGGDLQGIIDHLDYLTELGVNAIYFNPLFEAPTNHKYDTIDYLKIDPHFGTNEKMKELVEACHSRGIKVLLDAVFNHSGGRFPPFLDVKENGAESRYADWFHVREFPLEVRDRVPTYDTFAFEAHMPKLNTENAEVQQYLLEVARYWIEEIGVDGWRLDVANEVDHRFWRKFRDVVKAANPEAYILGEIWHDSQPWLAGDQFDAVMNYPLTDAILDYAVKETRDGRQFADLVGYLHAAYPQQAAEVAFNLLGSHDTPRLLTICGEDKRRMKLATVIQFTLSGTPCVYYGDEVGLTGEHDPGCRKCMEWDESKQDRDLFRFFAELIKLRKDHRALRDGTYELLYSESGIQAVAFAREYDCEKFFIALNAGNVDATVVVAAGKASSYEVVFGEAQVDSTGTKVQVALPPVGFAILRAN; translated from the coding sequence ATGCTTAGAGAAGCCATTTACCACCGTCCGAAAAATAACTGGTCCTATGCTTACGACCGCGAAACGATCCATATACGCGTCCGCACCAAAAGGGATGATGTCGTCAAAGTTACCTTAATCCATGGCGATAAATACAGTTGGTCCGTCATAGGCTCGCAAAAGATCGACATGAACGTCATTTCTCGGGATCACTTATTCGACTACTGGCATGCGGAAGTCAAACCGACTTTTCGCAGGCTGAAATACGGTTTTAAGTTTCAATCCGCTAACGATACGATATGGCTAAACGAACAAGGGTTCCACGAGAGCGAACCTGAAAACCAAAACCTTTATTTCGATTTCCCTTTTCTCAATCCCGCGGACGTGTTTACCCCGCCATCGTGGGTCAAAGATGCCATTTTCTATCAAATTTTCCCCGAGCGCTTCGCCAACGGAGATCCATCGATCGATCCCGAAGATGCGGAACCTTGGGGAGGCGAACCGAAACCGCACAATTTCTTCGGCGGGGATTTGCAAGGAATCATCGACCATCTTGACTATCTTACCGAGCTTGGCGTTAACGCGATTTATTTTAATCCGCTATTCGAAGCCCCGACCAACCACAAATACGATACGATCGACTATCTCAAGATCGATCCGCATTTCGGCACGAACGAGAAAATGAAGGAATTGGTGGAAGCCTGTCACTCGCGCGGGATCAAGGTTCTGCTGGATGCCGTCTTCAACCATAGCGGCGGTCGGTTCCCTCCGTTCCTCGACGTGAAGGAGAACGGCGCGGAGTCCCGCTACGCGGATTGGTTCCACGTACGCGAATTCCCCCTCGAAGTCCGGGATCGCGTACCGACTTACGATACGTTCGCCTTCGAGGCGCATATGCCCAAGCTGAACACGGAAAATGCCGAGGTGCAGCAATATTTGCTCGAAGTCGCCCGCTATTGGATCGAAGAGATCGGAGTAGACGGCTGGCGCTTGGACGTTGCCAACGAGGTGGACCACCGTTTCTGGAGGAAATTCCGCGACGTGGTCAAAGCCGCGAACCCGGAAGCGTACATCCTCGGGGAAATCTGGCACGATTCCCAGCCTTGGCTGGCCGGCGATCAATTCGATGCGGTCATGAATTATCCGCTAACCGACGCGATACTTGATTATGCCGTGAAGGAAACCCGCGACGGACGCCAATTCGCGGATCTGGTCGGATACTTGCATGCCGCTTACCCGCAACAAGCAGCCGAAGTCGCCTTTAACCTGCTCGGCAGCCATGACACCCCGAGATTGCTCACGATATGCGGGGAAGATAAGCGGCGGATGAAGCTTGCGACCGTAATTCAATTCACGTTATCGGGAACGCCTTGCGTATACTACGGCGACGAAGTCGGTTTGACCGGAGAGCACGATCCCGGTTGCCGCAAATGCATGGAATGGGACGAGTCGAAGCAGGATCGGGATCTGTTCCGCTTCTTCGCGGAACTCATCAAGCTTCGCAAAGACCACCGCGCTCTAAGAGACGGAACGTACGAGCTGCTTTATTCCGAATCAGGCATCCAAGCGGTAGCCTTCGCGCGCGAGTATGACTGCGAGAAGTTCTTTATCGCGCTGAACGCCGGAAACGTCGATGCAACCGTTGTTGTCGCGGCTGGAAAAGCTTCCTCGTATGAGGTCGTTTTCGGCGAGGCTCAGGTCGACTCGACAGGAACCAAGGTGCAAGTAGCGCTGCCTCCCGTCGGATTCGCGATCCTCAGAGCGAACTAA